From one Candidatus Poribacteria bacterium genomic stretch:
- a CDS encoding exo-alpha-sialidase, whose amino-acid sequence MSWQVVDRMTIYHESGMYALSPTVTRTSSGSLLITFQRATHLGYSHHEHPLFNVQACRSEDEGQTWSGPHLVTVDPRGGVMDRGVHTLPDGSIFLHSSCTELVPAEDAVEHGGSWVVQHGKPFWVRSRDDGHTWSAPVRFPPLPDAVWGHPAQHSGVSRSGLLIMPDGRLLMPSKATDLTTGEFRYFGMMRVSKDMGETWEYGGRIAEDPVAHFSEPTIHRTPSGRILVLFRCHPGRLGPDIVRDQGFEGPFIDDPAFVGRLLVLVYSDDDGETWSPWRPTMIHGSPGHMLGLRDGRIFLTVGTRWEGQRGCVGRVLDPEGSDLDTAPEFVIEDKGLSADCGYPWSVELNDGRVLVAYWHHYPDNHRGIEGAILEEV is encoded by the coding sequence ATGAGCTGGCAAGTTGTAGATCGCATGACGATATATCACGAATCGGGTATGTATGCCCTAAGCCCCACTGTGACACGCACCTCCTCTGGTAGCCTGTTGATAACATTCCAAAGAGCAACACATCTGGGGTATTCCCATCATGAACACCCTCTGTTCAATGTGCAGGCATGCAGGTCCGAGGACGAAGGGCAAACTTGGAGTGGACCACACCTTGTAACCGTCGATCCCCGCGGCGGAGTCATGGACCGCGGCGTCCACACCCTTCCGGACGGAAGTATCTTTCTACACTCATCTTGTACCGAGTTGGTTCCTGCTGAGGATGCGGTAGAGCATGGCGGGAGTTGGGTCGTGCAGCATGGCAAACCGTTCTGGGTGCGATCACGCGACGATGGACATACTTGGAGCGCTCCTGTACGCTTTCCGCCGCTGCCTGACGCAGTCTGGGGGCACCCCGCGCAGCACTCAGGGGTCAGTCGCAGCGGTTTGTTGATAATGCCGGATGGACGATTACTGATGCCGAGCAAGGCAACCGATCTCACCACCGGCGAATTTCGATATTTCGGTATGATGCGCGTGTCGAAGGACATGGGTGAGACGTGGGAATACGGCGGACGGATTGCAGAAGACCCGGTTGCGCATTTCAGCGAGCCGACGATCCACAGGACGCCGAGCGGCCGGATTTTGGTACTCTTTCGTTGTCATCCGGGACGATTGGGACCCGACATCGTTCGAGATCAGGGGTTTGAAGGTCCCTTCATAGACGATCCAGCGTTCGTCGGTCGTCTCCTCGTGTTGGTCTATTCTGACGACGACGGAGAGACATGGTCGCCGTGGCGTCCAACCATGATTCACGGCAGTCCGGGACACATGCTTGGATTAAGGGATGGCCGCATTTTCCTCACCGTAGGTACTCGATGGGAGGGACAGCGCGGCTGCGTCGGCAGGGTATTAGACCCGGAAGGAAGTGATTTAGATACGGCACCTGAGTTTGTGATAGAAGACAAGGGGTTGAGCGCAGACTGTGGTTATCCTTGGTCGGTAGAACTCAACGATGGTCGGGTATTGGTCGCCTACTGGCACCATTATCCGGACAATCACCGAGGCATTGAAGGGGCAATCCTCGAAGAGGTTTAG
- a CDS encoding Gfo/Idh/MocA family oxidoreductase yields MKRLKIAVVGTGGRARAHLSTIPKLEPIYQLVGVCDIDSERATETAQRLSVSGYTDIETLIEMESPDVILITVGPDGHHVITEIAASHGVHVITETPISTTLPCADRMIDAARQYGVKLEVAENVWRWPHERLKRKIVDAGLIGEITHAHLWYTSGSYHGMNAIRTLVQNQAVRVVGHAKEIGGSSWEVGVVEFENDASLVYEMPTRRRGNYWEIDGTEGAIVGNELLLYRDTGAETYPIQTVTTEVDGVEIVDHARVDTDPPVIWENPLKAFGLADVDDVARGTELHSIYRAIVEGVEPEYGAVNGRTDQEILIAIRESARTGGQPIDLPLTEITGYEESLHREYRTKYGVDPFAPIEKQKNILFPQRGVVWAAR; encoded by the coding sequence ATGAAAAGGTTAAAAATAGCCGTAGTCGGCACGGGAGGCAGAGCAAGAGCCCACCTGAGCACCATCCCCAAGCTAGAACCGATTTATCAACTGGTTGGCGTCTGCGACATTGACAGTGAGCGTGCCACGGAGACAGCTCAACGGCTGTCGGTCTCTGGCTATACAGATATTGAGACGTTGATTGAGATGGAATCACCGGATGTGATCCTGATCACAGTGGGCCCCGACGGACACCACGTCATCACAGAGATTGCGGCGTCCCACGGCGTTCATGTCATCACAGAGACACCGATTTCAACAACTCTCCCCTGTGCAGATCGTATGATTGATGCCGCCAGACAATATGGTGTCAAGCTAGAGGTCGCGGAAAACGTGTGGCGTTGGCCCCATGAGCGACTCAAACGCAAAATTGTCGATGCAGGTCTGATTGGCGAGATTACCCACGCGCATCTTTGGTATACCTCCGGATCGTATCACGGTATGAATGCTATTCGGACACTTGTGCAAAATCAAGCTGTACGCGTCGTTGGACACGCCAAAGAGATTGGCGGTAGTTCATGGGAGGTCGGGGTCGTCGAGTTTGAGAACGATGCCTCGCTCGTCTACGAGATGCCGACACGGCGACGGGGCAACTATTGGGAAATCGATGGAACGGAAGGGGCAATCGTCGGTAACGAACTGCTGCTCTACCGAGATACGGGTGCAGAAACCTATCCGATACAGACCGTCACAACGGAGGTGGATGGTGTGGAGATCGTTGACCATGCTCGTGTTGACACCGATCCGCCGGTGATCTGGGAGAATCCGCTAAAAGCGTTTGGACTGGCGGATGTGGACGATGTCGCACGGGGTACGGAGCTGCATAGTATCTACCGGGCAATTGTTGAAGGGGTTGAGCCGGAATACGGTGCGGTCAACGGACGCACGGATCAAGAGATTCTTATCGCGATCCGTGAGTCTGCGCGGACCGGTGGGCAGCCGATTGACTTGCCGCTGACTGAAATCACCGGATACGAAGAAAGCCTGCACCGGGAGTACCGTACAAAATACGGCGTTGACCCGTTCGCCCCTATTGAGAAACAGAAAAACATCCTGTTCCCGCAGCGCGGCGTTGTGTGGGCAGCAAGATGA
- a CDS encoding glycosyltransferase family 9 protein produces MNKQTSKQFNLDQIRRILILRMGPLGETLLTTPVIRALRRRFPEAYIAYMVAPGREDLVSENPNLDEVITYNVSIPKLIYGIAKRSFQMVVILQPTFRLVMHTFLARIPFRIGFETNSGKGRLLHVAVPNNINQHETARYLDVVRGAGIEPDSEEPEMFVNPAAQRWADNLLASAGVSLDRPLIGLNPGSGSESRRWSKAGFAHVGDELHQKYDAQIFITAGDAEGSLPHDVADLMSCSPVILTGITPMQLGAILQKCRLYISNDTGPMHMSTAVKTPTIALFGASNPRQWGPHWKPHTIIARESMEEITVEDVLEAADLSLSGLDLKAQ; encoded by the coding sequence ATGAATAAACAAACTAGCAAGCAATTCAATCTTGATCAGATCCGACGTATCCTAATCCTCCGCATGGGGCCCCTCGGCGAGACACTCCTAACCACCCCTGTGATACGAGCGTTGCGGCGACGTTTTCCGGAGGCATACATCGCTTACATGGTCGCCCCGGGGCGCGAAGACCTCGTTTCCGAAAACCCGAATCTGGACGAAGTGATTACTTACAACGTGTCGATTCCCAAGCTAATTTACGGGATAGCCAAGAGATCATTTCAGATGGTAGTCATCCTTCAGCCGACGTTCCGCCTTGTAATGCACACATTCCTTGCACGTATCCCATTTCGGATCGGCTTTGAAACCAACTCTGGTAAAGGACGTTTGCTCCATGTTGCTGTTCCCAATAACATTAACCAGCACGAGACCGCTAGATACCTTGACGTTGTACGCGGGGCTGGGATTGAGCCGGATAGCGAGGAGCCGGAGATGTTTGTGAACCCAGCGGCACAGAGGTGGGCGGACAATCTTCTCGCTAGTGCCGGTGTTTCCTTGGATCGACCCCTAATCGGGTTAAACCCTGGGTCGGGGTCTGAGTCCCGTCGTTGGTCGAAAGCGGGGTTTGCACACGTGGGGGACGAACTGCATCAGAAATACGATGCCCAGATTTTTATCACCGCCGGCGATGCGGAAGGCTCCCTGCCTCACGACGTTGCAGATCTGATGTCCTGTTCACCAGTTATCCTGACAGGAATTACCCCGATGCAGCTCGGAGCGATACTCCAAAAATGTCGCCTCTATATCAGCAACGATACAGGTCCAATGCACATGAGCACAGCGGTTAAAACCCCAACGATTGCGCTATTTGGCGCGTCGAATCCGCGGCAGTGGGGACCACACTGGAAGCCACACACGATAATTGCTCGCGAAAGTATGGAGGAGATTACCGTCGAAGATGTGTTGGAGGCGGCAGATCTGTCGTTATCCGGTCTCGATCTAAAGGCGCAATAA
- a CDS encoding PD40 domain-containing protein yields the protein MFKIVHGKGVFYFVFSIFLLLIAETLVSAAGADGKIIFSHKGALWTMNADGTNQHALGIEGVQPSWSPDERQVVFTVFHRGDKAQGKNPFTETFIINADGSGQRLLISTQHLQETEDGLPVWSPDGSRTAFFSNRPGRDDIFVIDVSGENLTNLTQSPEIHERVPSWSPDGTHILYSSWDGHFHTLRLADGYKRQVTQDEGDRRNSAWSPDGKHIVFQSEREEGKLDLYRITVDSREVFRLTRLHEANGFSPDWCCIGVKPASVSPRHHKLTKWGKLKANQSFQ from the coding sequence ATGTTTAAGATAGTCCATGGCAAAGGGGTATTCTATTTTGTTTTTTCTATCTTCTTACTGTTGATAGCGGAAACCCTAGTCTCCGCTGCTGGGGCGGACGGTAAAATTATCTTCAGCCATAAGGGAGCGTTATGGACGATGAACGCCGACGGCACCAATCAGCACGCTCTAGGTATTGAAGGGGTTCAGCCGAGTTGGTCTCCGGACGAGAGACAGGTTGTGTTTACGGTTTTCCACCGCGGCGATAAAGCACAGGGCAAAAACCCATTCACGGAAACATTCATAATCAATGCCGATGGCAGCGGGCAGCGTTTACTGATAAGTACCCAACATTTACAGGAGACAGAGGATGGCCTTCCAGTTTGGTCTCCGGATGGGAGCCGCACCGCTTTCTTTTCCAACCGTCCCGGACGTGATGACATTTTCGTGATAGATGTTTCGGGAGAGAATCTGACCAATTTGACCCAATCACCGGAAATTCATGAACGCGTCCCCTCGTGGTCTCCGGATGGGACGCATATCCTGTATTCTTCATGGGATGGCCACTTTCACACACTGCGTTTAGCCGATGGATATAAAAGGCAGGTGACTCAGGACGAAGGGGATCGCCGCAACTCCGCTTGGTCGCCGGATGGAAAACATATTGTGTTTCAATCCGAGAGAGAGGAGGGAAAGTTGGATCTCTATCGTATCACAGTAGATTCACGGGAAGTGTTCCGGCTAACCCGCCTCCATGAAGCCAATGGATTTTCTCCCGATTGGTGTTGTATTGGGGTAAAGCCAGCAAGTGTCAGTCCGCGCCATCACAAACTCACTAAATGGGGCAAGTTGAAGGCGAATCAAAGTTTTCAATGA